In Mangifera indica cultivar Alphonso chromosome 7, CATAS_Mindica_2.1, whole genome shotgun sequence, the genomic window TCTAAAACTTTTTTAGTGAATTCTGAGGACAAAATTCTTATAAAAGAGAATATTATAGTACCAGTAGGTAAGCTCTAAGGTAGTAGCTATTCACAGTTGATTTCTAAGAAATTTGTGTATTGAGATCTTAAACGATGATTTTTTTGTGATACTTTGAGAGTTTTGATGATCATATTAATGtctttgtgtatatatatacatagggtTGAATCTTGTATGAATTCTATGACATAAGCATGATAGATTAATGATTATAATGACAAGGATTTGGTATGTTGAGCACGTTTTATGTTTACAAATACAATAAGTTGATTTAGAATGTTTAGTAACATGTTTAGAAACTTGTATTTGTGTTAGAATCATCGgatgttaataaaaaaagcATAGAACCTATAGGTTTTGCAATTCCTAGATTGagatacacaaccatgtatggCCTCATACACACTCGTGTGTTCTTAGTGCAAAATAGGAAAATTCCATAATTTTCATGCGTTTATTCTGAGGAAGGGCATATATGACCATGTGGTATAGGATACATACCAttgtgactttccaaaagtggacatTGTGCTTAAATAGATGAATACAGGGATGCACCTTAGGTATACACCTGTATAGTCAGTTAAAAGAACATTTTACCCTTAAGCCAAACACaagaaggaaaaggaaaaagaaaaagaataaaagaccttagtaaataaaacaaaacagtGAGAGATAGAAGAAAGCCCAACTATGTGAAAGTTGACACAAACCCTATCTGAGTCAAATTCGagtcaaaaattagaaaagttcaTGAAAATGATACACATTTAGATAACCACCAGTAATATTCATATGTAGTAAGATACATGAAAACGATAGGGCTTgatacccatgagatacatcatgcacCTGACGCCAAGGCATATCAGTTACCTAATTCAGTTAATTCAGGTGTACATTTTAAGGGATTGTGGCTTTCAAATAGTGCCTCACATGGTTAGCAGGATGCATCACAAATGTACTCGTGGTAGAGGCCATCATAGGATAGTTTCATATAACAGTTTCATAATTAACATATGTGATAAAGGAAGGGTTGCAACCAAAGTTTTCTTATGTGACTAGGGTATCACAGTTTGCTAACCCAATGGGTCATATGGCAAGCACGCAAGACATAATAGTTAGTGACACGCAAGGTGTCTTACACTTTCATCAAGGCATCATATATGTCAAGTTCAACTTAAGCCTTAATAACCTATCTGGATAGTCTATGTCAGGGCATAAGGGTGTCGAATTGTCAACACCAAGATTCATAAATGAAATGTCAGGTTTATCAGTGTTATGCATCATCAGGGTGTCAAAAGGTCACtaacttactaagtgttttcactGATGCATTCCTTTTTGGTGTTTTGCAAGTAAAGGTGAATAGTAAAGCATGTAAGAAACCAACAATCCAGTCGAGCAGTTGCATAAGGGTGTGGGGCAAAATTgtcttttatcaaatttctttaatattcatgtattttttatatacaattacaATTTTATGATTGTTTCACTCAATAACTATTTAGATTGagtttttagtcatttttttattcatgaagcttaataaatgaggtatttcacttaatgttttgaatttcacctttttacatGCTTGAATATGTATTATCATGCATTAAATTTAGTTGCTTTAAAATTAAGAAGTCAAGTTGTTACGTCTCTTTAGGTTATATTCTATATAGGGGTATGAATCTAGAGATGAGTGTTATATGCATGATCACGCAACATTTTGTCCAATGTGGCAATTATCTTGTTTTGTTCACGTGGTGAGCTAATAAATATGTCACATCCTTGGTCCAATAGCCCAACCCAGATATTATCCATTTTGGGCACATAATTTATCATGGCTTTACTTTTGGACTTTACAATAAAAAACGTGTTTTGAAAGTTTAAGAAACTCATAGACTATTTAACTAGTTATCATCTTAGCAACCCAAACGATATGGGATGCACAAACAAGCCCAATATCTATCACATACTTTGTCGATGTAGAATTTACCAAAGAGTATCGTATTCACCCCCTTTTATAGGACTCAATATCCTCACTGAGGTTTGTCCTACCATGGCTCAAAAGGATATACGGAACCGCTCTAATACCATATTTGTAATATCTCTAGTTTAATAGTCTAACTCActgtcaaaatattatctaatttggATATACAATGCATCATGATTTTGTTTCTGGATTTTGTTACCCAAAATGcatctttataatttaaaaagttcacagactatttaaccaattatcATCTTAGCATCTAAAGCAATGTTGGATGCACATTTATACCCAAAATCTCTCTTATACTTTGCTAATGTAGGATTTACCCAGTGGTTTCACAAAATAGGCATACACTCTTCATGAATAACCTTTTATTAGGCCATTTCTTGCTTTCCTCATCTACACTTAACATTTGTAAAGCATATTCCAATACCTTTAAAGCGTACTTGTGGGTGTCATACTCTGATTCTATATACTTTTTATTAgtacaaatttataaatcaacAGTACCTAAAGCATcacattcaaataaatttactaTATTATTGGAGGCTAAATTAGCCTTAGAATAAGATGATAAAACCTTAGAACATCCAATATTGTAGCCCTACCTGATATTCAATTCATTTCAATATAGATCAATAACCCTAGTTTATAATATTAagtcaaattgaaaaataatgatttaacaaaaataatttcccTCCTATTTTCTCCAATTTTACAAAGTCATCCCTATGACATTAATTTTATCACACTAGTTGGTGGTCGTCGTGACATCTTGAAATCTTTCTACATTAgatttatctataattaaatataatattctttaatAAACTACTTTCAAGTGGctattaaaataaagtaaatgtATGCAATtacatatgattaaattatattctataGTTTTAAGTTTGAAGTAGTCTCTGTAGACTTTGACTTGacgataattaattattcatatataatatatggttGATCGGTATTTGTACCTAATGATAAATCAATGGGTTTGATAGATAGCAtacataatgaaaattttaaatataaaagatgacATTCCAATtccaaacattttatttaaattgataaataagagaaaattttcagtatttttttAAGTCAATGGAAATGACTTTTAGTTCTATAATTAGAAACATACCTTTCcaagttaatattatttatttacatattaaataatattagataattttctaatataatgataatattactaaattaatattgttatatctTAAACAATATTAGCAAAGGTAATAAAAGACTAGATTATAGAGAATGACtattcttatattataaaattcatactTAGTTGAAATTTCTCTTTCcatcataattaataattaatataataataaatatagatttttaatcaataaattattaaattttttttatttctctctctaaTGCAAAGTCCTACATtcataattacatttatttattggtcattattgtaaataataatgGATTAAAAACTATCCCACTAATTATAATCATCCTTATCGTATTCTTGTACTTAGTCAATCTattgaaacaatattttatagACAAAATTTGGCATCAACAAACATTGCTAATCCACTTTTTagtgtaatattatttaataaaattatatatattttagtatataatttaaatatataaataatatcttattatataattaaataattttgaattaaaaataaaataatatttaattataaataaaacaatttttatatatatcaattatgttaaaaataggTAAACATATGACTGctcaatattattgaataattaatgaGTGAATGGAGAAAGCTTCAAGTAATAATAGACataagttatattttatttattaaaatcttcATTAAAACCAGTTAGATTTGTTGTCATTGATAAAAATTGTTTGCCCTACCTTGACATCTTTGTCTCAATACCAGCCTAGCGGTGGAACTGCTTTTGACCGCAACCAGCAAACAATatgcattaattatttttcagaaatattaattatttaggaTCCCTAAAAGATTGTTTAATCTTTATTAGCACCTAATCTTTTTTAATTCACAATTTATTCTATGTTAAGAttaaatcatcataaaaaaaaaaaatttcccttgAAATTATAGTACTAGATAATAGATGCGGTTGTATGTTAAGATTCTAAATATAAGATATGAGACTTGAATCCTACATTAGAATATTAGAAAGTATGGATAACTAGTGTAAGATTTATATGGTCTtggactctcccatctcaatagctagcttttgaggtgtggttttCCTAAAGTTCGTATCATTTGGCATCAGAGCCATCACCATATCTCCCAGTTGTAATCGTGCGGTACGGGTGGTGACACCGGCATTGTAGTGTTCACCCGAGGCTAGCAGGGAACTAGCGCACAGCCAGGCCGCGTGGGTGTCGGGACTGCgaagcgtggtggtatgttaagatctcaagtgtaaggtatgagacttgaatcccacattgaaacattgaaaagtatggacaactagtgtaagatttatatggtcttgggctctcccatctcaatagctagcttttgaggtgtggttctccaaaggttcgtatcattgtaacattaatttttttatttattttaaaaaataatagctcttaaattgaaaatagaaaatgcAATTCTTTTgacgtttttattttattatgcaattccatttaattacaataaataccAAAGGCAAGGACATTGCCGTAATTACGAGTTAAAACGATTTTCATAAacctgagaaaaaaaaaagttgttggTCCTATACCACTCAAGTCTTCTCTTCTCTGAATTTTCCCTTTATAATCTTCCCTTCAATCATTCTTCTCAATTTTATCATCAATGGCTTCTCCAGACACTAGCAAAACCGTTAAGCTAGAACGCTACAATAGTTACGTTCGTCGAATATACTTCACCAAGCTCCTGCATTCCTCTTCTAAACTCCTCTTTCCAGCCACCATTATTATTGCACTCCTTATTATTCTCTTCTTCGCTTTAAATTATCCCCCGCTCTCTGATAATTCTCCTCCTCATCACCACGGTCACGCTCTTCTTCTCTCGACTTCTTTATTCTCCTCCGCGGGCCGCGGAGTCTCTTTGGAGAAGCAGCTCCGTCACTCTGCCACTCCCCGCCGACCCAATGGTTTCACTGTCTTGGTCACTGGAGCTGCCGGGTTCGTCGGATTCCATTGCTCTCTTGCTTTAAAGAAACGGGGCGATGGGGTTCTTGGATTGGATAACTTCAACGATTATTATGATCCCACCCTTAAAAGAGACAGACAAAAGCTACTTCAAAAGCATCAGATTTTCATTGTAGAAGGTGACTTGAACGATACGCCGTTGTTGCATAAGCTTTTTGATGTTGTACCTTTCACTCACGTCCTGCACTTAGCAGCACAAGCTGGGGTGCGTTACGCCATTAAGAACCCGCACTCTTACGTGGCATCCAATGTGGCCGGCTTCATCAACCTTCTAGAAGTGTGCAAATCCGCCAATCCTCAGCCTTCGATTGTGTGGGCTTCATCCAGCTCAGTGTACGGCCTCAACACTGATGTTCCATTTTCCGAATCTGATAGAACCGATCAGCCCGCAAGTCTCTACGCAGCAACAAAGAAAGCGGGAGAAGAAATTGCCCACACGTATAATCATATTTACGGGCTTGCCCTAACTGGGTTAAGATTCTTTACCGTATACGGTCCGTGGGGAAGACCCGACATGGCCTACTTCTTCTTCACAAAAGACATACTACAAGGCAAAGCAATTGACGTGTATGAAACCCAGGATGAAAAAGAGGTGGCGCGTGATTTCACGTACATTGACGATGTCGTGAAAGGGTGTCTTGGCGCACTCGACACAGCGGAGAAGAGCACCGGGAgtggtggaaaaaaaaaaggcccgGCTCAGCTGAGAGTGTACAATCTCGGAAACACGTCGCCAGTTACAGTGGGGAGATTGGTTTCAATCTTGGAGA contains:
- the LOC123221833 gene encoding UDP-glucuronate 4-epimerase 6-like, with translation MASPDTSKTVKLERYNSYVRRIYFTKLLHSSSKLLFPATIIIALLIILFFALNYPPLSDNSPPHHHGHALLLSTSLFSSAGRGVSLEKQLRHSATPRRPNGFTVLVTGAAGFVGFHCSLALKKRGDGVLGLDNFNDYYDPTLKRDRQKLLQKHQIFIVEGDLNDTPLLHKLFDVVPFTHVLHLAAQAGVRYAIKNPHSYVASNVAGFINLLEVCKSANPQPSIVWASSSSVYGLNTDVPFSESDRTDQPASLYAATKKAGEEIAHTYNHIYGLALTGLRFFTVYGPWGRPDMAYFFFTKDILQGKAIDVYETQDEKEVARDFTYIDDVVKGCLGALDTAEKSTGSGGKKKGPAQLRVYNLGNTSPVTVGRLVSILENLLNTKAKKHVIRMPRNGDVPFTHANVSLANKDFGYNPSTDLVSGLRKFVKWYVSYYRIQSRVKKEIRFNNAPYGDSR